A window from Drosophila subobscura isolate 14011-0131.10 chromosome O, UCBerk_Dsub_1.0, whole genome shotgun sequence encodes these proteins:
- the LOC117899113 gene encoding uncharacterized protein LOC117899113: protein MSCGSGLQLPPVVLPVEHGRSNYHDTGAAAAAAASESLAGLAGYTRNYYGTSGGSDDLARATYGNYAPHHLWPSLGSTANGFVPFSSHYDSKVPLHSLYGGGGEHEQAEHHGQRDNIDFVINTGNYEANVAGPGPGAGPGAAYQSYGYQPLPQQQQQPQVPLAASQHAATPPYSHYHFEQISNYRPEREALTGELQEAREDNESGVYSRIKERQTLVTPVKRQQEAQHRQQEEREEMLNLRERQLQAKERQHELRERQRLGSRQDQQDQQLLYSHTDAHIADMPATKSGGYFLPPITTSVHHTPTSSKALAGVPLGKHIEITRQVPITHYQKQLVPYKEKLQLQVPRTVIAAVPRPVAIKVPVTKTVAVPQLQEVKIPIERIKPVPVERPIPFVVERRVPYRVEKAVATPVYYPYPVKVPVVRTVVHKQRPHYVPSGGWSAATGNHLLG from the exons AtgagctgcggcagcggcctCCAA CTGCCGCCAGTGGTTCTGCCTGTGGAACATGGCAGAAGCAATTACCATGACACAGGCGCGgccgcggcagcggcagcgtcagAGTCGTTGGCAGGATTAGCAGGATATACACGAAATTATTATGGCACTTCTGGTGGCAGCGATGACTTGGCCAGGGCCACATATGGAAATTATGCCCCACACCATCTCTGGCCATCGCTGGGCAGCACGGCAAATGGATTTGTGCCCTTCTCCTCCCACTACGACAGCAAAGTGCCGCTGCACTCGCTCTATGGCGGTGGAGGGGAGCACGAGCAGGCCGAGCATCACGGACAGCGGGACAATATCGATTTTGTCATTAATACTGGAAATTATGAGGCAAATGTcgctggtcctggtcctggtgctggtcctggCGCTGCCTATCAAAGCTATGGATATCAGCCTTTgcctcagcaacagcaacagccgcaggtGCCACTCGCCGCCTCGCAACATGCCGCCACGCCCCCCTACAGCCATTACCATTTCGAACAAATTTCCAATTATCGCCCGGAAAGGGAGGCTCTAACTGgggagctgcaggaggcgCGGGAGGACAATGAGTCTGGTGTCTATTCTAGGATCAAAGAGCGCCAGACGCTGGTGACTCCTGTAAAGCGCCAGCAGGAGGCTCAGCATcgccagcaggaggagagggaAGAGATGCTGAACCTACGAGAACGGCAACTGCAAGCGAAAGAGCGACAGCACGAGCTGAGGGAGCGCCAGCGACTGGGTAGCCGGCAGGATCAGCAGGATCAGCAGCTGCTCTACTCCCACACCGACGCGCACATTGCAGATATGCCAGCAACAAAGAGTGGCGGCTACTTCCTGCCACCGATTACCACCAGCGTGCACCACACGCCGACGAGCAGCAAGGCCCTGGCCGGGGTGCCGCTGGGCAAGCACATCGAGATCACACGCCAGGTGCCCATCACCCACTACCAGAAGCAGCTGGTGCCCTACAAagagaagctgcagctgcaggtgccTCGCACCGTCATAGCTGCCGTGCCCAGGCCCGTGGCCATCAAGGTGCCCGTCACCAAGACGGTGGCCGTGCCCCAGCTGCAGGAGGTGAAGATACCCATCGAGCGCATCAAACCTGTGCCCGTGGAGCGACCCATTCCGTTTGTGGTCGAGCGACGAGTGCCCTACCGAGTGGAGAAGGCTGTGGCCACGCCCGTCTACTATCCGTACCCCGTCAAAGTGCCCGTGGTAAGGACGGTGGTGCACAAACAGCGTCCCCACTATGTGCCATCGGGTGGTTGGAGTGCCGCCACTGGCAATCATCTCTTGGGTTGA